The genomic segment CTGATGGGGCTCGGACGTGCCGCGAAGAATGCCGATCTTCAGGTAATCATCGACGGTGGTGGAATCGACCGGATCTTCGACATCTATGCCACCGCGCCAAGGGCGGTGACGCTCAGCTACCTGCGGCTGGAAAACGGCCGGCCGATGGGCAGCGGCGGCGGCGCAATCTGGAACCGCGGCAACCTGCGCATGGACCGGATGCTGTTGCGCGGTAATACCATCGATCACGAGCTGGAAACCTCCTGCGCAGCCTTTCCAAGCCGACGCCTGTGCAACCGTGGAGCAGGCCTGTTCAATGAGGGACAGGCGCTGGTTGCGCGCTCAACCATTGAACAGAACTCGACCGGGTACGAGTCCGGACACGCCGGCGGCATCTCCAATATGGGCGCGACGGCGCAGCTGTACGTGCGTGACAGCCTGATCACCGGAAATGACGCGCGCTTCTGGGGTGGGTTGCTGAACTATCAAGGCACCGTCGACATTCTCAACAGCACCTTTGTCGACAACCGCAGCACGACCGGTGGCGTCCGAGCCGCGGAGATCGGCAACATCGATGGTAGGGTATCGGTCCGCAACGCGACCTTCAGCAATCATTCCCAGCTGTTCAGCCATACCGGTACCGGCGAGTTCCGCCTGGCCAACAGCCTGGTCGAAATACGCGGCTTCCACGATATGCCGTTCTGCAGCGGTACGCTGACCAGCGGCAGTTTCAATGCCATTGGCGGCTCCGGTGGGACCTACAATTTCTTCGATGGATGCGGTTTCGTCCCTTCCACCGCGGACGAAACCGAAATACGCCTGTACCTCGGTGCACTGGAGGATAACGGCGGCCCCACCCGAACCATTGCGCTGCGCGAACCGCACGAAGACAGCCCCTACTTCGACCCCATCGACATGGGCGGCGTGCTCTGCCCGGACACCGATCAGCGCGGTAATCCGCGTGACGATCGGCAGTGCGACCCGGGTGCTTTCGAGTTCTGAGCCGTATGGCCGGTTACGTAACGATAAAAAACACAGCTTGCTTATGTTGCCAGCTGCGGCGCGAAACGACTGTGCATTGAGTTTTAGGTGCCGAGTACCTTCAGCTTGGCGCGTATGAAATCTGAATGCGGCACATACAGTAGCTCGGCGATACGGCGGATCAGGTGGTCTTCGTATTTGTGGATATCGCCATCGGCGGCGGCGACCTGCCACAGCGCCTCGATCAGCGCGAATTTTTCATTCATCGAATACTGCGCATTGATCAACGTCGTGAATTCATACAGCGAAGTCGATTGCTTGGCGGATTCCTGCGCAGCGGCGACCAGGGAGGCGAGTTCCGCGTCTTCCAGCCCCGAGCCCAGGCGGATGGCTTCGATGATAGCTTTTTGTTCCTCTGCCTCGCTTTCATAGTCCGCACGGCCGATTTCGATCAGCAGCGCCGCCGCAGCCACTTCGACGCCGGGCGGCGTACGGCCATCGTCCTCGCTGCGATCGAACAGCGCCTTGAGTGTTTTCAGCATGGTCAATCCTCTCTGTACAAGTTGGTGTTCGACTGCGCGGCCTCGGCGGATTTCGCGGATCCTGAGGCAAGTTTCAGTTCATCACTGACTAAGTTGCAGATCAGCAGGACTGAGATCATGCCACCGTGACCGCGATCGAACACGCGTCGTGCATCGCCTCGACGCAGGCACGTTCAACGTCGGCCGACGATTTCGCAGGCTTGCGTCACTGATACGGTCGGTACAAGCTGCCGCCACCGTTTGGCACGTCGCCCCTGGCCCTTTAAGCTCTGCGCCTGCCCGCTGCATCATTCAGAGGATTCCCCCATGCTGCGCACCACTACCTTCATCGCCGGTCTGCTGCTGTCGGCTGGCGCTTACGCCCTTTCGCTGTCCGACCTTAGCCAGGGTGACGCCAATGCTGGCCTCAAGGATGCCCTCAGCCAAGGCGCTAAGGTTGCGGTGCAGCAGCTCGGTAAACCCGGCGGCTTCAGCAACGATCCGGATGTGCGTATCGAGCTGCCGGGCAACATTGGCAAGGCCTCGCGCATGTTGAAGATGATGGGCATGGGTGCCCAGGTCGAAGAACTGGAAAACGGCATGAATAGCGCTGCCGAGGCTGCGGTACCGCAGGCACAGGCGTTGCTGCTGGACGCGGTGAAGAAGATGACCGTGGCCGACG from the Stutzerimonas stutzeri genome contains:
- a CDS encoding TerB family tellurite resistance protein codes for the protein MLKTLKALFDRSEDDGRTPPGVEVAAAALLIEIGRADYESEAEEQKAIIEAIRLGSGLEDAELASLVAAAQESAKQSTSLYEFTTLINAQYSMNEKFALIEALWQVAAADGDIHKYEDHLIRRIAELLYVPHSDFIRAKLKVLGT
- a CDS encoding choice-of-anchor Q domain-containing protein, with translation MTHTRVIALSLIVGLAGCATPSLTNLTPSSAARSPVPLYPLRAQVDGRGNRIAHVNAVIHGTPWVMMMLPGGQHAVGYFANTCETNIPYHFSVGYQRRNWLGSGYSSTVHEKRFPEASGYVMNVTGEPLPDDCSASIGLTLSVNSTADEVDVEPGDGICRSVSNRCTLRAAVMESNAHQGHDQIEVPSGHYVLSLTGRETVDVPSDAIGDLDITDGLTLMGLGRAAKNADLQVIIDGGGIDRIFDIYATAPRAVTLSYLRLENGRPMGSGGGAIWNRGNLRMDRMLLRGNTIDHELETSCAAFPSRRLCNRGAGLFNEGQALVARSTIEQNSTGYESGHAGGISNMGATAQLYVRDSLITGNDARFWGGLLNYQGTVDILNSTFVDNRSTTGGVRAAEIGNIDGRVSVRNATFSNHSQLFSHTGTGEFRLANSLVEIRGFHDMPFCSGTLTSGSFNAIGGSGGTYNFFDGCGFVPSTADETEIRLYLGALEDNGGPTRTIALREPHEDSPYFDPIDMGGVLCPDTDQRGNPRDDRQCDPGAFEF
- a CDS encoding DUF4197 domain-containing protein — protein: MLRTTTFIAGLLLSAGAYALSLSDLSQGDANAGLKDALSQGAKVAVQQLGKPGGFSNDPDVRIELPGNIGKASRMLKMMGMGAQVEELENGMNSAAEAAVPQAQALLLDAVKKMTVADAKAILAGGNDSATQYLNKTSRAEIRAKFLPIIKQATDKVGVAQQYNALASKASGLGAVDAKYGTVESYVAEQALDGLFTVIAEQEASIRQNPAQAATSVAKKVFGALMGN